A single window of Halobacterium jilantaiense DNA harbors:
- a CDS encoding DNA-3-methyladenine glycosylase family protein, producing the protein MERGAIPLDSVPGAVDVQATLESGQTYLWWRPDGDTYQTDGLSGGDAWYRTVVGDDVLEVRQSETAVEWRATTDAAPLVRELLGLDDDLHEIRRATHTDDLTSAAWDAYDGLRIVRDPFFGCLVSFICSAQMRVERIFGMQERLRREYGTPIDFDGETVHGFPEPDALAAATEQDLRDLKLGYRAPYVQRTAEMVASGELTEADIRGRAYELAREELTGFVGVGDKVADCVLLFSLGYLEAVPLDTWMQTAIEDHYPDCDQGNYADTSRAFREQLGPYAGYTQTYLFHFLRAGRNEA; encoded by the coding sequence ATGGAACGCGGCGCGATTCCCCTCGACTCGGTCCCAGGCGCGGTCGACGTCCAGGCGACGCTGGAGAGCGGCCAGACGTACCTCTGGTGGCGGCCCGACGGCGACACGTACCAAACCGACGGCCTCTCGGGCGGCGACGCCTGGTACCGCACCGTCGTCGGCGACGACGTCCTCGAAGTCCGGCAGAGCGAGACCGCCGTCGAGTGGCGCGCGACCACCGACGCCGCGCCGCTCGTCCGCGAACTGCTCGGTCTGGACGACGACCTCCACGAGATACGCCGCGCCACGCACACCGACGACCTGACGAGCGCGGCGTGGGACGCCTACGACGGCCTGCGCATCGTCCGCGACCCGTTCTTCGGCTGTCTCGTCTCGTTCATCTGCTCGGCGCAGATGCGCGTCGAGCGCATCTTCGGGATGCAGGAACGCCTGCGCCGCGAGTACGGCACCCCCATCGACTTCGATGGGGAGACCGTCCACGGCTTCCCCGAGCCCGACGCGCTCGCGGCCGCCACCGAGCAGGACCTCCGGGACCTCAAACTCGGCTACCGCGCGCCGTACGTCCAGCGGACCGCCGAGATGGTCGCCTCCGGCGAGCTCACCGAGGCCGACATCCGCGGCCGCGCGTACGAACTCGCCCGCGAGGAACTCACCGGGTTCGTCGGCGTCGGCGACAAGGTCGCGGACTGCGTGTTGCTGTTCTCGCTGGGATACCTCGAAGCCGTCCCGCTCGATACGTGGATGCAGACCGCAATCGAGGACCACTACCCGGACTGCGACCAGGGGAACTACGCCGACACCTCGCGGGCGTTCCGCGAACAACTGGGGCCGTACGCCGGCTACACGCAGACGTACCTCTTCCATTTCCTCAGAGCAGGTAGAAACGAAGCGTAG